A section of the Chryseobacterium scophthalmum genome encodes:
- a CDS encoding helix-turn-helix domain-containing protein, whose amino-acid sequence MKIKVYFPSNPLLKKYIECIYILTHTAEEEPAKYITFPSIFTIVSSSERSRATTQGNQLLIGQCDDNEVETNLVSDFNKPVYVQYEGKANEITIYFKPLAINAFLEHDLNHYNSSNFSEFSPFEDYRKAMIDILSLQNDTEKVEAVENYWLSKLIGFQHNFLETVLSEMMGDENDALTITELCEKNAVSRTTLNKHFIRHICKTPSQFKKILRFRNAVNQYASNTARNNLTDIAYGVDYFDQSHMIREFKSLTGFSPKVFFEKTTALEKKQIHWLFL is encoded by the coding sequence ATGAAAATAAAAGTTTATTTCCCTTCCAATCCTTTACTTAAAAAATATATTGAGTGTATTTATATACTTACCCATACCGCTGAAGAAGAACCCGCTAAATACATCACCTTCCCCTCTATTTTCACCATTGTATCAAGCAGTGAAAGATCAAGAGCGACCACTCAAGGCAATCAATTGCTCATCGGGCAATGCGATGACAATGAGGTGGAAACCAATTTAGTATCTGATTTCAATAAACCGGTATACGTGCAATACGAAGGGAAAGCAAACGAAATCACCATCTATTTCAAACCATTGGCCATCAATGCATTTTTGGAGCACGACTTAAACCATTACAACAGCTCCAACTTTTCTGAATTTTCACCTTTTGAAGATTATAGAAAAGCGATGATCGACATTCTTTCTTTGCAAAATGATACCGAAAAAGTAGAGGCTGTTGAAAACTATTGGTTATCCAAATTAATAGGATTTCAGCACAATTTCCTTGAGACTGTTTTGTCTGAAATGATGGGTGATGAAAATGACGCTTTAACCATTACCGAACTGTGCGAAAAAAATGCTGTTTCGCGTACCACCTTGAACAAACACTTTATCAGACATATCTGCAAAACACCGTCTCAATTCAAAAAGATACTTAGATTTAGAAATGCCGTCAACCAATACGCATCAAATACCGCAAGAAATAACTTAACGGATATCGCCTATGGTGTTGATTATTTTGACCAGTCGCATATGATCAGGGAATTCAAATCTTTGACAGGGTTTTCTCCCAAGGTTTTCTTTGAAAAAACGACGGCGCTGGAAAAAAAACAAATTCATTGGCTGTTTTTATAG
- a CDS encoding serine hydrolase domain-containing protein, producing MKNIIDPIKSHLKILEKENNLSGVVLIAKDGKPIYREAFGFSNLPDRVKNKPDTKFNLASINKMFTAIAIMQLVESGKISIQDKVGQYLTDYPNKTVADSVTIHHLLTHTSGMHSFWEDYDKLSKVNFKTVADYLPLFVDKKLAFAPGSDFYYSNSGYMVLGLIIEKLSGQKYFDYIQEHVYQPAKMINTDAYELDHAIPNLATGYTMSLEEPGQWKNNIYSNLAKGTPAGGGYSTADDLLNFANALQNNILLNKESVTLCTSGKVKYREGMYGYGFEENKINGQRIFGHTGGHDGIACELMIYPDLGYTVAILTNGEVENYWEASNLIKKQLVGSSPSIDNFFYTKNIIKTISNKGYEAGIKEIEQNSEKYSLRENLIERYGCKFLFEKKTNQAIDLFKLNIHLFPNSTNGYYYISEAYRFSGQKKQAIEYLKLYIEKEPEDQNAQIKYKLLIK from the coding sequence TTGAAAAACATCATTGACCCGATAAAGTCTCACTTAAAAATTCTTGAAAAAGAAAATAACCTAAGCGGGGTCGTTCTTATTGCAAAAGATGGCAAACCAATCTATAGAGAAGCCTTTGGTTTTTCCAATTTGCCGGACCGCGTTAAAAATAAACCGGACACGAAATTCAATTTAGCTTCCATCAACAAGATGTTCACAGCAATCGCTATTATGCAATTGGTGGAATCCGGGAAAATTTCGATTCAGGATAAAGTAGGTCAATATCTCACAGATTATCCAAATAAAACAGTTGCCGACTCGGTGACCATCCATCATTTATTGACGCACACTTCTGGAATGCACAGTTTTTGGGAGGATTATGACAAGCTTTCAAAAGTAAATTTCAAAACAGTTGCTGATTATCTTCCGTTGTTTGTAGATAAGAAACTAGCCTTTGCGCCAGGTAGTGACTTCTACTACAGCAATTCCGGATATATGGTTTTAGGATTGATTATTGAAAAATTGTCGGGTCAGAAATATTTTGATTACATACAAGAACATGTCTATCAACCTGCAAAAATGATTAATACGGATGCTTATGAATTGGATCATGCGATTCCAAATTTAGCGACCGGCTACACCATGTCATTGGAAGAACCGGGACAATGGAAAAATAATATTTACTCAAATTTAGCCAAAGGAACGCCTGCTGGTGGAGGCTATTCAACAGCTGATGATTTGTTGAATTTCGCCAATGCTTTACAAAACAATATTTTATTGAATAAAGAGAGTGTTACCCTTTGTACATCAGGCAAAGTGAAGTACAGAGAAGGAATGTACGGCTACGGATTTGAAGAAAACAAAATCAACGGGCAACGCATCTTTGGACATACCGGTGGACACGATGGTATTGCTTGCGAACTGATGATCTATCCGGATTTGGGCTATACTGTCGCCATTCTAACCAACGGAGAAGTCGAAAATTATTGGGAAGCTAGTAATCTGATTAAAAAACAATTGGTGGGCTCATCACCGTCAATTGACAATTTCTTTTATACCAAAAATATAATTAAGACCATATCCAACAAAGGTTATGAAGCAGGCATTAAGGAAATAGAACAAAATTCAGAGAAATATTCATTAAGAGAAAATCTGATTGAACGATATGGTTGTAAGTTCTTGTTCGAAAAAAAGACGAATCAGGCAATAGATTTATTTAAGTTAAATATTCACCTTTTCCCAAACTCAACCAATGGTTATTATTACATCAGTGAGGCATATAGGTTCTCAGGTCAAAAAAAACAGGCGATTGAATATCTAAAGTTATACATTGAAAAAGAACCGGAAGACCAGAATGCTCAAATAAAATATAAATTGCTGATTAAGTAG
- a CDS encoding Crp/Fnr family transcriptional regulator, whose protein sequence is MLIEPTLLFEYGATIENYEASEIIFTEGSRPKYYYQLTSGRVKLNHIDINGKEFIQTILTTGQSVCELMLFIDEAYPVNAISLVPSSALKIKKENFLNLINDHHKVSLDINKFLAERLYQKFLMLHSNSSLDPEVRLMGVLRYLKSFTENKTPHSFEVLFTRQELASLTGLRVETVIRTVKKMEEKNILQIKNRKIHF, encoded by the coding sequence ATGTTAATTGAGCCTACTCTTCTTTTTGAATATGGTGCGACCATAGAGAATTATGAAGCTTCAGAAATTATTTTCACCGAAGGAAGCAGACCGAAATATTATTATCAGCTGACATCAGGCAGGGTTAAATTAAACCATATTGATATAAACGGAAAAGAATTTATACAGACCATTCTGACGACCGGACAAAGTGTTTGTGAATTGATGTTATTTATCGATGAAGCTTATCCGGTAAATGCGATCTCATTAGTTCCTTCAAGTGCTTTAAAAATTAAAAAAGAAAATTTCTTAAACCTCATTAATGATCATCATAAGGTTTCTTTAGATATCAATAAATTCTTAGCAGAAAGATTATATCAAAAATTTCTTATGCTGCACAGTAATTCATCATTAGATCCGGAAGTGAGGTTGATGGGTGTTCTTCGTTATTTAAAAAGTTTTACTGAAAATAAAACTCCCCATTCGTTTGAAGTATTATTTACAAGACAGGAGCTCGCTTCATTAACCGGGCTTAGAGTTGAAACGGTAATTAGGACGGTAAAAAAAATGGAAGAAAAAAATATTTTACAAATTAAGAACCGGAAGATCCACTTTTAG
- a CDS encoding FAD/NAD(P)-binding protein, protein MNQIKNIDIALIGGGPAALLLLKHILNSNLKINTIVIFEKNDRLGVGMPYGIKGSCKEHVANVSSNELPDLVDSFGDYLKNFPSDQYPDFADAEKLNPYLVIPRLLLGDYLENQFEQLINIAIEKDIDITVEKSTAVENILPENDRIKKFRILSDKNKEYTAQKVIICTGHVWPIKYEGKVENWYDSPYPPSKFKHPTNYPVAIRGTSLTAIDAVKTLARLNGSFIEIGSKISYQLDKSSENFRLDLFSTGGFLPALRFHSEDDAYSSEWTMSPKEITKYKEKNGGFIELDYVYNRNFKLPLKKKDPDFYNVIKDLEIEDFVEKMMDLRENMDSFDLFKAEYEEAEKSIERKSSITWKEKLSAFSYAMNYPAKHFSAEDMLRLKSTLLPLISIIIASLPQSSYKEIMALHDAGLISLTEVNKESTVEPNLEGGGDYFYTDEDGKTVKKSYKMFIDAIGQQAMNPEDFPFKGLLNQNAISPAYLSFKDQDKGEDLYSKKKENIVKMSENRFCLNVPGLSINDFFQSINKENKDEEGLYIMAVPFIGGLNPDYSGLDFCDTAAERIVESISNSQTPVLEIDVQDKLEETKKIL, encoded by the coding sequence ATGAACCAAATTAAAAATATAGATATTGCACTTATTGGAGGTGGACCTGCTGCATTACTCTTATTAAAGCATATACTCAACAGCAATCTTAAGATAAACACTATTGTAATATTTGAAAAAAATGATAGGCTTGGTGTCGGTATGCCGTATGGAATAAAGGGATCATGCAAGGAACATGTAGCCAATGTATCTTCCAACGAACTCCCTGATCTTGTCGATAGTTTTGGAGATTACCTAAAAAATTTTCCAAGCGATCAGTATCCTGATTTTGCAGATGCAGAAAAATTAAATCCTTATCTTGTCATTCCTCGGCTTCTTCTTGGTGATTATTTAGAGAATCAGTTTGAACAGCTTATTAATATTGCAATAGAAAAGGATATTGATATAACAGTCGAAAAAAGTACAGCTGTTGAAAATATTCTTCCTGAGAATGACAGAATCAAGAAATTTCGAATATTGTCGGACAAAAATAAAGAATATACAGCCCAAAAAGTGATCATCTGTACTGGTCATGTATGGCCAATAAAGTATGAAGGTAAAGTTGAGAACTGGTATGATTCTCCTTATCCCCCATCAAAATTTAAACATCCTACCAATTATCCCGTAGCCATTAGAGGCACTTCGTTAACCGCCATAGATGCTGTAAAAACCTTAGCTCGTCTGAACGGCTCTTTCATAGAAATCGGCAGTAAAATAAGTTATCAACTTGACAAATCATCTGAAAATTTCAGACTGGACTTATTTTCAACGGGAGGTTTTCTTCCTGCATTACGTTTTCACTCAGAAGATGATGCTTATTCATCTGAATGGACGATGTCACCTAAAGAAATCACCAAGTACAAAGAGAAAAACGGTGGCTTTATTGAATTAGATTATGTTTACAATCGCAATTTTAAACTTCCACTGAAGAAGAAAGATCCTGATTTTTATAATGTAATTAAAGACTTGGAGATAGAAGATTTTGTCGAGAAAATGATGGATTTACGTGAAAACATGGATAGTTTCGATCTCTTTAAGGCTGAATATGAAGAAGCAGAAAAATCTATTGAAAGAAAATCTTCAATAACATGGAAGGAAAAACTTTCAGCCTTCAGTTATGCCATGAACTATCCGGCAAAGCACTTTTCAGCTGAAGATATGCTCAGATTAAAATCAACATTACTTCCTCTCATTTCGATTATAATTGCTTCGCTTCCACAGTCGTCATATAAAGAGATAATGGCTCTACATGATGCAGGTCTTATTTCCTTAACAGAAGTAAATAAAGAAAGCACAGTAGAACCTAATTTAGAGGGTGGCGGAGATTATTTTTATACGGATGAAGACGGCAAAACAGTAAAAAAAAGTTATAAAATGTTTATTGATGCCATTGGTCAGCAAGCTATGAATCCCGAAGATTTTCCTTTTAAAGGTTTGCTTAATCAAAATGCAATAAGTCCGGCTTATTTAAGTTTTAAAGATCAGGACAAAGGAGAAGATCTGTATTCTAAGAAGAAAGAAAATATTGTAAAAATGTCAGAAAATAGGTTCTGTCTAAACGTTCCGGGATTGAGTATTAACGATTTTTTCCAATCGATTAATAAAGAAAATAAAGATGAAGAAGGGCTTTACATTATGGCTGTGCCGTTTATAGGTGGATTGAACCCCGATTATTCAGGTCTTGACTTTTGTGATACTGCCGCTGAAAGAATCGTTGAATCAATTTCAAACTCTCAAACTCCAGTGTTGGAGATCGATGTTCAAGATAAATTGGAAGAAACAAAAAAGATTTTATAA
- a CDS encoding response regulator transcription factor gives MITNTKKIMVCDDDQGILDVIQMLLETENFTVFTEIHSPNLINNIKSNSPDLLLLDLWMPFMAGDEILKTIRASKEIKDLPVIVLSASVDGSDIAEDAGANAFIAKPFDMNDLISKVKGLLMN, from the coding sequence ATGATTACTAATACTAAAAAAATCATGGTCTGCGATGATGACCAAGGCATTTTGGATGTCATTCAAATGCTTTTGGAAACTGAAAACTTTACCGTCTTTACAGAAATTCACAGCCCTAATCTGATCAATAATATAAAATCAAATTCCCCCGATCTACTTTTATTAGATTTATGGATGCCATTTATGGCTGGAGATGAGATTCTTAAAACCATACGCGCTAGCAAAGAAATCAAAGATCTTCCGGTGATTGTATTATCTGCAAGTGTTGACGGATCAGATATTGCTGAAGATGCCGGAGCAAATGCATTTATCGCCAAACCATTTGATATGAATGATCTCATTTCTAAAGTTAAAGGTTTGCTTATGAACTAA
- a CDS encoding thiamine pyrophosphate-dependent enzyme, which produces MAKNVSDHLVEMLKSAGIKRVYAITGDSLNPVNDAIRRDGTIEWIHVRHEETAAYAASMDAELNGIGCCMGSSGPGHVHLVNGLYDANRSGNPVIAIASTCATEKFGTEYFQETNPQFLFKDCSKQVFMANTPKQFGTMIQRTIQTALNEKGVAVLGLPGDVASAEYEEVSTGYKSFDTTPIFRPSDSEMSQLIQLFNSEKKIVFFCGHGCKGAVNVVEELAGKLNAPIVYSFRGKIFFDRENSPFAVGMNGLLGNKSGYDACNEAELLVLLGTDFPYSEFLPENKTIVQIDEKPERIGRRAHVDYGYAGDIKDTLTALLPFIESKSDDSFLKKMKKIYNDDEKRFSDYAEKKGSPSKINPEYIATLIDHYSSENAVYTVDTGMTAVWAARFIRAKGSRYLTGSFNHGSMANALPMAIGAAASTTDRQVIAMSGDGGLSMLLGELAVIMQYQYPVKIFVFNNHSLGMVKLEMEVAGYVDWQTDMINPPFDKIAELMNIKGIELKDPEKAEDVIRETFEHEGPVLVNVYTDPDTLAMPPHVTFEQMKGFAASLVKKIGMGKFDEVKNSVKAGISQIGEVL; this is translated from the coding sequence ATGGCTAAAAATGTATCAGACCATTTGGTCGAAATGTTAAAAAGTGCCGGTATTAAAAGAGTCTATGCTATAACAGGAGACAGTTTAAATCCGGTTAATGATGCTATCAGAAGAGATGGTACAATTGAATGGATTCACGTAAGGCACGAAGAAACTGCAGCCTACGCAGCTTCAATGGATGCAGAACTTAACGGTATTGGATGCTGCATGGGAAGTTCCGGGCCCGGTCATGTTCACCTGGTCAATGGTCTTTATGATGCGAACAGATCAGGAAATCCTGTCATCGCTATTGCAAGCACTTGCGCAACAGAGAAATTCGGAACTGAATATTTTCAGGAGACCAATCCTCAATTCCTCTTCAAAGACTGTAGTAAGCAGGTTTTTATGGCTAATACACCAAAGCAGTTTGGCACTATGATTCAACGTACTATACAGACTGCACTTAATGAAAAAGGTGTTGCGGTTTTAGGCTTACCGGGTGATGTGGCATCGGCGGAATATGAAGAAGTTTCAACGGGGTATAAAAGCTTTGATACTACTCCGATATTCAGACCTTCAGATTCCGAAATGTCACAGTTGATACAATTGTTTAATTCGGAAAAGAAAATCGTGTTCTTCTGCGGACACGGCTGTAAAGGTGCAGTGAATGTGGTTGAGGAATTAGCCGGTAAATTAAATGCTCCTATTGTATATTCTTTCAGAGGAAAAATATTCTTTGACAGAGAAAACAGCCCTTTTGCAGTTGGTATGAACGGTCTTTTAGGTAATAAATCTGGATATGATGCCTGCAACGAAGCAGAACTTTTAGTGTTATTAGGGACCGATTTTCCTTATTCGGAATTTTTACCTGAAAATAAAACTATTGTTCAGATTGATGAAAAGCCTGAAAGGATAGGGCGGCGCGCACATGTTGATTACGGTTATGCCGGAGATATTAAAGATACGTTGACGGCTTTGTTACCTTTTATTGAGTCTAAATCGGATGATTCTTTTCTTAAGAAAATGAAGAAAATCTATAATGATGATGAAAAAAGATTTAGTGATTACGCAGAGAAAAAAGGATCTCCTTCGAAGATTAACCCTGAATATATCGCTACTTTGATCGATCATTATTCTTCTGAAAACGCAGTTTATACGGTTGATACAGGGATGACCGCAGTATGGGCAGCCAGATTTATTCGTGCTAAAGGAAGTCGTTACTTAACAGGATCATTTAACCACGGGTCAATGGCCAATGCTTTACCGATGGCAATAGGTGCGGCTGCATCAACAACCGACAGACAGGTCATTGCTATGAGTGGTGACGGAGGATTGTCTATGCTTTTAGGTGAATTGGCGGTCATTATGCAATATCAGTATCCAGTCAAAATATTTGTTTTCAATAATCATTCTCTCGGTATGGTGAAGCTTGAAATGGAAGTCGCAGGCTATGTCGATTGGCAGACTGATATGATTAATCCACCTTTTGATAAGATTGCAGAATTAATGAATATTAAAGGTATTGAACTAAAAGATCCTGAAAAAGCAGAAGACGTTATCCGTGAGACATTTGAACATGAGGGACCGGTTTTGGTAAATGTCTATACCGATCCTGATACTTTAGCAATGCCTCCTCATGTTACTTTCGAACAAATGAAGGGTTTTGCAGCATCTTTAGTTAAAAAAATAGGAATGGGTAAGTTTGATGAAGTCAAAAACTCAGTTAAGGCGGGAATAAGCCAAATTGGGGAAGTTCTTTAA
- a CDS encoding calcium:proton antiporter has translation MGHLYSLILTFFLIGAVLAAVYHSEIIAYRVGEPYGTLLLAFAITVIEVSLIISIMLSAKGLETISLARDTVFAAVMIILTGIIGICIIVGSIRYKQQIFTLQGVSTAMITLVVIVVFILILPNYTTSHSEGEYTSLQLIFISVICLLLYIGFTMVQTIRHRAFFTAPIPKNSDDENEENEMLPDKPTRKMMFYSIIFLILCLGIVVLLAKYLSKDVDNLVFKVGAPKSIVGIIIAGIVLLPEGIAAIRAAYNNRLQTSLNLAFGSALASIGLSIPAVAVASVIGDFRMTLGIDLKSMLLLGLSLFIITISLATGRTNIMQGFVLISIFLLYLFTTLIP, from the coding sequence ATGGGACATTTATATTCTTTAATCCTTACATTCTTTCTTATAGGAGCAGTTTTAGCGGCTGTTTATCATTCGGAAATCATTGCTTATCGGGTAGGCGAGCCTTACGGAACCTTACTTCTTGCTTTTGCCATCACAGTGATAGAAGTTTCTCTTATTATTTCAATAATGCTGAGTGCAAAAGGTCTGGAAACCATCAGTCTTGCAAGAGATACAGTCTTTGCCGCTGTGATGATTATTCTTACAGGGATTATTGGTATTTGTATTATCGTTGGATCCATACGTTATAAACAACAGATTTTTACACTTCAAGGTGTGAGTACCGCAATGATTACACTTGTTGTGATCGTTGTATTTATACTTATTTTACCCAATTACACAACGAGTCACAGTGAAGGAGAATATACGTCTTTACAGCTTATCTTTATTTCTGTTATCTGTTTATTATTATATATAGGTTTTACAATGGTTCAAACGATTAGACACCGTGCTTTTTTCACTGCACCCATTCCTAAGAATAGTGATGACGAGAATGAAGAGAATGAGATGCTTCCTGATAAACCTACTCGAAAGATGATGTTCTACAGCATTATATTTTTGATTTTATGTCTTGGAATTGTCGTTCTTTTAGCCAAATACCTCTCAAAAGATGTTGATAATCTTGTATTTAAGGTCGGTGCTCCCAAATCTATCGTTGGAATAATTATAGCCGGAATTGTTTTACTACCTGAAGGAATTGCTGCAATTCGTGCTGCATATAATAATCGATTACAAACGAGTCTTAATCTGGCTTTTGGGTCTGCATTGGCAAGTATCGGTCTTAGCATTCCTGCTGTAGCTGTGGCTTCGGTAATTGGTGATTTCAGGATGACACTTGGTATAGATTTAAAATCGATGCTTTTGTTAGGATTGTCTTTATTTATAATTACGATTTCGCTGGCAACGGGACGTACCAATATTATGCAGGGATTCGTTTTGATTTCAATTTTTCTCCTTTATCTTTTTACGACACTTATACCTTAA
- a CDS encoding helix-turn-helix domain-containing protein has product MKLYIKYMVSLRCKMVVHQELEKLNIRNAVVDLGLVQILDDITNEQRELLKENLLKTGLELLDDKKSILIEKIKNAVTEMIHYSESLPEGNFSDYISKKLGYDYTYLANTFSEVKGMTLQQFIIINKVEKVKELLLYDELNLTEISYKLNYSSVAHLSNQFKKITGLSPSFYKQLKQKRMKNLEDL; this is encoded by the coding sequence ATGAAGTTGTATATAAAATATATGGTTAGCCTGCGCTGCAAAATGGTGGTTCATCAGGAACTTGAAAAACTTAATATCAGAAACGCTGTAGTGGATCTCGGATTGGTACAAATATTGGATGATATCACAAATGAACAGCGAGAACTATTAAAGGAAAATCTCCTCAAAACCGGACTTGAATTATTAGATGACAAAAAAAGCATTCTGATTGAAAAAATAAAAAATGCAGTCACAGAGATGATCCATTACTCCGAATCACTACCGGAAGGAAATTTCTCAGATTATATTAGTAAAAAGCTCGGCTATGACTATACTTACCTTGCCAACACCTTTTCTGAAGTAAAAGGAATGACTTTGCAGCAATTTATAATTATTAATAAAGTGGAAAAAGTAAAAGAACTGCTATTGTATGATGAGCTTAATCTAACAGAGATCTCTTATAAGCTCAATTACAGTAGTGTAGCTCATCTTTCTAACCAGTTTAAAAAGATAACTGGGCTTTCACCTTCTTTTTACAAACAGCTGAAGCAAAAACGCATGAAAAATTTAGAGGATTTATAA
- a CDS encoding pesticidal protein Cry7Aa yields MVEITKQGIILRKTDLSFENEGVLNPAIIKEDGKIHLFYRAVAKGNFSTVGHCVLSDPLTVEKRSDSPIIIPGSEYEKHGVEDPRIVKIDDLFYLTYTSYDGINALGALKTSKNLKSWKNEGIIVPKISYEEFKFLSESEGIIPEKYKRYNEFQINHTDSDAIFLWDKNLIFFPRKINDKFYFLHRIRPEIQIVSIKNIEDLNSDFWQNYFFHFKDHILLSPKYDHESSYIGGGCPPIETEYGWLMIYHGVYDTVNGYVYNACAALLDLENPEKEISRLPYPLFKPEEEWELRGEVNNVCFPTGTITENDRLYIYYGAADERIGVASLSISKLLKELMIYAV; encoded by the coding sequence ATGGTAGAAATAACAAAACAAGGAATTATACTCAGAAAAACCGATTTAAGTTTTGAGAACGAAGGAGTTTTGAATCCTGCAATCATTAAGGAAGATGGCAAAATACATTTATTTTACCGCGCTGTTGCCAAAGGTAATTTTTCAACTGTAGGGCATTGTGTATTGTCAGATCCGCTTACGGTAGAAAAACGGTCAGATTCACCGATTATTATTCCTGGATCGGAATATGAAAAACACGGCGTAGAAGATCCTCGAATTGTAAAAATAGATGATCTATTTTACCTTACTTACACCAGCTATGACGGCATCAACGCTTTAGGAGCATTAAAGACTTCAAAAAACCTTAAATCTTGGAAAAATGAAGGGATTATTGTTCCGAAAATTTCCTATGAAGAGTTTAAGTTTTTATCGGAATCAGAGGGAATAATACCTGAAAAATATAAAAGATACAACGAATTTCAGATTAATCACACTGACAGTGACGCCATCTTTTTATGGGATAAAAATCTAATTTTCTTCCCAAGAAAAATAAACGATAAGTTTTATTTTCTTCACAGAATAAGACCTGAGATTCAGATTGTCAGTATAAAAAATATCGAAGATCTAAATTCTGATTTCTGGCAGAATTACTTTTTTCATTTTAAAGACCATATTCTTTTATCTCCAAAATATGATCACGAATCAAGCTATATCGGAGGCGGATGCCCGCCAATAGAAACAGAATACGGCTGGCTGATGATTTATCACGGTGTTTATGATACTGTTAATGGATATGTTTACAATGCATGTGCTGCTTTATTGGACCTCGAAAATCCGGAAAAAGAAATTTCTAGACTTCCCTATCCGCTTTTCAAACCGGAAGAAGAATGGGAATTAAGAGGTGAAGTTAACAATGTCTGTTTCCCGACAGGAACCATTACAGAAAATGACAGACTGTATATTTATTATGGAGCTGCAGACGAAAGGATAGGTGTTGCATCACTCAGTATTTCAAAATTATTGAAAGAGTTGATGATATATGCGGTATAA